In Campylobacter concisus, a single window of DNA contains:
- the tmk gene encoding dTMP kinase has product MYVLFEGIDGVGKSTQIEILASKFSDAIVTKEPGGTQLGENLREILLSSSIKIGKRAEILLFLADRAEHFEKLVAPNLSKLILSDRGFISGIAYALANDENLDENVLLELNKFALNDKFADKIIFFEASRELISTRLKARGTSDKIEARGLEYLLKVQSLMKQILIKNGFETLFIDASKSIELISKEIENFINFK; this is encoded by the coding sequence ATGTATGTTTTGTTTGAAGGCATTGACGGCGTTGGCAAGAGCACGCAGATAGAAATTTTAGCTTCTAAATTTAGTGATGCCATCGTCACAAAAGAGCCAGGCGGCACGCAGCTTGGTGAAAATTTACGAGAAATTTTACTAAGCTCAAGCATAAAAATAGGCAAAAGGGCTGAAATTTTACTCTTTTTAGCTGACAGGGCTGAGCATTTTGAAAAGCTGGTTGCTCCAAATTTAAGTAAGCTCATTTTAAGCGACAGAGGCTTTATCTCTGGCATCGCCTACGCTTTGGCAAATGATGAAAACTTAGATGAAAACGTGCTTTTAGAGCTTAATAAATTTGCACTAAATGATAAATTTGCAGACAAGATCATCTTTTTTGAAGCAAGCCGTGAGCTTATAAGCACGCGCTTAAAAGCAAGAGGCACAAGCGATAAGATCGAGGCTCGTGGGCTAGAGTATCTTTTAAAAGTGCAAAGTTTGATGAAGCAAATTCTTATCAAAAATGGCTTTGAAACGCTTTTTATAGACGCATCTAAAAGCATAGAGCTAATTTCAAAAGAGATAGAAAATTTTATAAATTTTAAGTAA